A portion of the Bubalus kerabau isolate K-KA32 ecotype Philippines breed swamp buffalo chromosome 1, PCC_UOA_SB_1v2, whole genome shotgun sequence genome contains these proteins:
- the MPND gene encoding MPN domain-containing protein: MAAPEPMSPAGAAGEEAPDEDEDEVEAEDPERPGASGGARGGGGGGGAGPGSCGGPGGALTRRAVTLRVLLKDALLEPGAGVLSIYYLGKKFVGDLQPDGRIVWQETGQVFNSPSAWATHCKKLVNPAKKSGCGWASVKYKGQKLDKYKAAWLRRNQLHMTATAADESPASEGEEEEPLIEEEEEEVLTAASAEDKSRRPQGKGPSEPVHSEATPPGKRVDNKIRVPVRYCMLGSRDSARNPHTLVEVTSFAAINKFQPFNVAVSSNVLFLLDFHSHLSRSQVVGYLGGRWDINSQMLTVLRAFPCRSRLGDAETAATVEEEIYQSLLLRGLSLVGWYHSHPNSPALPSLQDIDAQMDYQLRLQGSSNGFQPCLALLCSPYYSGNSGLESKISPFWVMPPPEQRPSDYGIPMDVEMAYVQDNFLTNDILHEMMLLVEFYRGAPDFIRFQEPWNQEHTYLDKLKISLASRMPKDQGLGHMLEQVYSLLKQGN, from the exons ATGGCAG CTCCGGAACCAATGTCCCCTGCGGGCGCCGCGGGCGAGGAGGCGCCGGATGAAGACGAGGACGAGGTGGAGGCCGAGGACCCGGAGCGGCCAGGGGCATCGGGAGGCGCGCgcggcggcggaggcggcggcggggCGGGACCGGGGAGCTGCGGCGGGCCAGGGGGCGCGCTAACTAGGCGCGCGGTCACGCTGCGGGTGCTCCTCAAAGACGCGCTGCTGGAGCCCGGCGCCGGAGTGCTGTCCATCTACTACCTG GGGAAGAAGTTCGTGGGAGACCTGCAGCCCGATGGAAGGATTGTGTGGCAGGAAACAGGCCAGGTGTTCAACTCACCCAGCGCCTGGGCCACTCATTGCAAGAAGCTGGTGAACCCGGCCAAGAAGTCTGGCTGTGGCTGGGCCTCTGTCAAATACAAGGGCCAGAAACTGGACAAGTACAAAGCTGCTTGGCTCCGACGAAACCAGCTCCATATGACTGCAACTGCCGCTGATGAG AGCCCGGCCAgcgaaggagaggaggaggagccgctgatagaggaagaggaggaggaggttctGACAGCAGCCTCAGCGGAGGACAAGAGTAGGAGACCGCAAGGGAAGGGCCCCTCGGAGCCTGTCCACTCGG AGGCCACGCCCCCAGGGAAAAGGGTGGACAACAAGATCCGGGTGCCGGTGCGCTACTGCATGCTGGGAAGTCGTGACTCGGCCAG GAACCCCCACACCCTGGTGGAAGTAACGTCTTTCGCAGCTATCAACAAGTTCCAGCCGTTCAACGTGGCCGTCTCCAGCAATGTGCTGTTCCTGCTG gactTCCACAGCCACCTGAGCCGCAGCCAGGTCGTGGGGTACCTGGGGGGCCGCTGGGACATCAACAGTCAGA TGCTCACGGTGCTCAGAGCCTTCCCCTGTCGGAGCCGGCTGGGGGACGCGGAGACCGCAGCCACCGTGGAAGAGGAG ATCTACCAGAGCCTGCTCCTGCGCGGCCTGTCCCTAGTGGGCTGGTACCACAGCCACCCGAATAGCCCGGCGCTACCGTCGCTGCAGGACATCGACGCGCAGATGGACTACCAGCTGCGGCTGCAGGGCTCCAGCAACGGTTTCCAGCCCTGCCTCGCCCTGCTCTGCT CCCCTTACTACTCTGGCAACTCCGGCCTAGAGTCCAAGATCTCACCCTTCTGGGTGATGCCGCCCCCTGAG CAAAGGCCCAGTGACTATGGCATCCCCATGGATGTGGAAATGGCCTATGTCCAGGACAACTTCCTGACTAATGACATCCTCCATGAGATG ATGCTGCTGGTAGAGTTCTACAGGGGCGCCCCTGACTTCATCAGGTTCCAGGAGCCTTGGAACCAGGAGCACACCTACCTGGACAAGCTGAAG ATCTCCCTGGCCAGCAGGATGCCCAAGGACCAGGGCCTAGGCCACATGCTGGAGCAGGTTTACAGCCTCCTCAAGCAAGGGAACTGA
- the SH3GL1 gene encoding endophilin-A2 isoform X3, with amino-acid sequence MEKKVDVTSKAVTEVLARTIEYLQPNPASRAKLTMLNTVSKIRGQVKNPGYPQSEGLLGECMIRHGKELGGESNFGDALLDAGESMKRLAEVKDSLDIEVKQNFIDPLQNLCDKDLKEIQHHLKKLEGRRLDFDYKKKRQGKIPDEELRQAMEKFEESKEVAETSMHHLLETDIEQVSQLSALVDAQLDYHRQAVQILDELADKLKRRMREASSRPKREYKPKPRELLDLGEPEQSNGGFPCAAAPKITAASSSFRSSDKPIRTPSRSMPPLDQPSCKALYDFEPENDGELGFHEGDIITLTNQIDENWYEGMLDGQSGFFPLSYVEVLVPLPQ; translated from the exons CCTCTCGGGCCAAGCTGACGATGCTCAACACGGTATCCAAGATCCGAGGGCAGGTGAAGAACCCTGGCTACCCGCAGTCAGAGGGCCTGCTGGGCGAGTGCATGATCCGCCATGGGAAGGAGCTGGGTGGCGAGTCCAACTTCG GCGACGCCCTGCTGGATGCCGGGGAGTCCATGAAGCGCCTGGCTGAGGTGAAGGACTCCCTGGACATTGAGGTCAAGCAGAACTTCATCGACCCTCTGCAGAACCTGTGTGACAAGGACCTGAAGGAAATCCAG CACCACCTGAAGAAGCTGGAGGGCCGCCGCCTGGACTTCGACTACAAGAAGAAGCGGCAGGGCAAGATCCCCGACGAGGAGCTACGCCAGGCCATGGAGAAGTTTGAGGAGTCCAAGGAGGTGGCGGAGACCAGTATGCACCACCTCCTGGAGACTGAT ATCGAGCAGGTGAGCCAGCTCTCTGCCCTGGTGGACGCCCAGCTGGACTACCACCGGCAGGCAGTGCAGATTCTAGATGAGTTGGCTGACAAGCTCAAGCGAAG GATGCGGGAAGCCTCCTCACGCCCCAAACGGGAGTATAAGCCCAAGCCACGGGAGCTCCTGGACCTCGGAGAGCCTGAGCAGTCCAacgggggcttcccttgtgccgcGGCCCCCAAGATCACAG CAGCTTCATCATCTTTCCGATCTTCTGACAAGCCCATTCGGACCCCCAGCAGGAGCATGC caccCCTGGACCAGCCGAGCTGCAAGGCCCTATACGACTTCGAGCCTGAGAACGATGGGGAGCTGGGCTTCCATGAGGGCGACATCATCACGCTGACCAACCAGATCGATGAGAACTGGTACGAGGGCATGCTGGACGGCCAGTCAGGCTTCTTCCCCCTCAGCTACGTGGAGGTGCTGGTGCCGCTGCCCCAGTGA